In Oncorhynchus masou masou isolate Uvic2021 chromosome 11, UVic_Omas_1.1, whole genome shotgun sequence, the genomic stretch ATAGAAAACAGACCAGCAGCCTTCTAGTGTCAATACCACATTTATGCAGACTTTTTCATGTAGGAGACACCACTAATTATTGGTCATGGAAATTTGGTTAGAAGTCATGAAATTCCATCAGTCAAAATGTGTATGAACCCTTAACAGTGAATAATCAGATATAGCTATAGCATAATGTACATTTGTGAATATGGTCTAATGGACCTGCACTGCTTTcttcccaagtcaagcactggtaCTACCATGTGTTTATAGAAATGACACAGCAGAGCAAGAGGACTTACCTTTAGTGTGATAAGTAACAGCAGCTTTCAGATCAAACAACCCAGAGCTACCTCTGTCCAGGCTCTTAGAGTGGGTCTGCTCTTTAGATGGACCCAATACCAGGTTGGTCAGGGGGGCCTGTGCAGGCTCATCACTAATGTCTTTACCAGAGGCCACAACTGCACCTAGACCCTTCGCCTCAACCTTTGTCTCATCCAGTCCAGACAGCTGAGCCTTTGCCCCATCCTCACCCGTTATTGTAGCAGGGGGGCAAGCTGGGGCATTAGTCCTTTTCTCTGAGTCTTGAGCCAAAGTGAGAAGGAAAGGCTCTGGGATTGATAGGCTAGCGTCAAGGCCTGGCTCAGCTGCAACAGCAGGGCATGGCTCCCCTTGAAATGTGACCACCGTAGCCTTTCCCTCCACAGCAGCTACCGGCCCGCTTCCACCTTCTGGCCCCACATTTGGCTCATTAATGAAGGACAGCCCCCACTGATTCTGGAAGATGTCCCCCAAGGCTTTCTGATTTGTCTGAGCAGCCGGGGTGTCCACTTGGCGAGCACTCGGGAGCACAGGTTGCATATTTAAAGGGTTTAGGGGGTAAATGAAAAGAGTACACCTTCTCAGATCTGCTGTAAGGTTGGTTGAAGAACTACAGTCCTTGTCCAAAAAGGATGCTACGTTCTCCCCGcatgggagagagggggctggtgGAATACTACTAGCAGCAGGAGTGAAGAAGGTACCAACAGAGGGATAACAATTTCCATCTCCAGAAACAGGACCATTAGTAATGCTAGCTGAGGTGATGGTTTTCATAGCAGACATGGGGACCTGTGATAATCTATCAGGCACCTGAGGATGATGCATCTCTCCTCCAGCTTGGGCTGCTTTGTTGAGGTTCTCCTTAACTTTACTTGCATAACTGATCTTGGGCACTATTTTAGCTCTACTGTTGTCCACAGGAAATACGGGAGGGGGCTTAAATAAAGTCCAAGAGTCCTCTTTTGTAGAGGTTGAGAGCTTGGCTTTGGTCCTATCCTCAAACTTTTTACCAAAGGCAACTGCAGCAGTTTTACTGTCTGAGTTTTTCCTCTGCAACTCACCCATAGCCACTTCTGGGGCCCCCATCTGCCTGACTGCTGTCTGGGGATCTGCTTTATGGACAAGTCTCGAGTTCACCGCTTTCTCCATTGGTTCAAGTCCAGAAGCTTCTGGCTCCTGTGTAGCATTACCCTGCTGCATGGCTCTCTCCTTTTCGCTTGTCACATGCTCTGTGTTCTTGATGCTGTTGCGTCTGGCCTTGCGTTTCTTAGGAGTAGTATATCCACTTTCTGAGCCACTGCAATCGTTGTCAGGGGGTGACTTGCTGGAGTAACCATTGGTAATATGAGCGGAGTTTACCACCCCATTCAGAAGCAATGCAGAATCCTTGTCCAACAGCTTTCCCTCATAGTCATTAGTGAAATTCAAGTCCTTGTCACTGTCCATATTCTTCTTGTGATCAAAACCTTCTTTGCTGCCCATTTTTGAAAGAGTGGTATAAACCTTTCGTGTTGACTTCTGTTTTACATTAGTGTTTATCAAATGTCTGTTACCATTGCTGTTGGTGGGACGAGggatacaaaaataataatttgcagACAGTATCTTCTCCCCCTCCACGTCACTGGTGTTTATTTTCCCATTGCCTGTAAATGGAAACAAAAGAAAATTGCACTGCCAGTGATAGAATAACATGTGGACACACAAACATAAGTCCAAGGAAATTCCATAGTTCCCTACCACCTCTCTATATCAAAAGGGACGAACAGCCCTAATCTGTTTACAAGACCTATGCAACCTCAAAGCTCCTTTTGCAGGAAACATGGTGAGGCCTTTATAAGACGCTGCTGTATCATGGCAATTTAGACTGAATAGGTCAGCTGGTAGCAAGCAACTATGCCAGTGCCCAGATCAGATTCCCTTGAACATAGTAGTCCCATAGCCTACTTGTTAACAGATACCATACTTAAGTCACTTCAGAAAAACGTGTGCTGTATGTAGAAATAGCCATTACCTACAGTCCTAGAACTTTTAGTAACCGGAAGGTGGTTGTCAGTGTGACTTTTGTTTGCATGCATTCCATCAAGTCTAAACTAGTCTAAATAAACTGGCGATGCTACAATTACATTTCAAATCATGTTGCTAAAACATCAGTAAGCAATTGTTTCAGAATTTTTTTATTAAAAATCTAAATCCTATGCATCAATCAGCTAACTAGAAAGACAACTAACTGTGTTAACACTCCTCAGGTCATCTACCCAGGCTAACATGTTTGCGTGGCTTCATGGCTAGTTAGATAGACTCAACAGGCCCGACCAAGCCGCAGCTGCGTAAGTTTAAAATGTCTGGCACTAGCTCCAGTAGTTATTTAAATCACTGGAAAGTCTCAAAATTAAGTGAAGTAACTAGTATTCTTGCTTTTGTAGCCCTGACTGTAGCCAAGTGGTAATTTGCAAACAAAATAACATTGAAACGTATTTTATGCTCCCTCTCGTTATTAGGATTAGCCAGTTAGCTCGTTAGCTTCCCCGCTTGCATTTTCTAACATGGCCGACAGGAAATGGCAATTCAGAACATTCCAGTGGAGCCGGCTTGTTTTTGTTAACAAAATATTTCACGGAATTCATACCAAATTAGCCCTTACTTTGTGGGGTAAACTCAACGTATTCACGTCACAAAATAATTTAACTACAAAATGACTAGTCACACAGGGGAATTGTCAGAGTACCATAAATGTAGAAATGGGTGGTAAAACCGGCGCACAAGGTCAATCCCCTCTGTCAAACCACCAGCGACAGCTGTCACGCGACGTTTAACTATCCCTAAACTAGCCATACTCTAATCTAGTCAATCTAAATTGATATTTACCAGCTCGCTACCATCCTGCTATGACTGTCTTGCGAGCTAGCACGCTACATTGACGTCGGTAATAATGTGGCTATCTAGCTAGTTAAGTAATTTGTATTTGCTGGCTAACTTTTCCGGATGGCCCAACCTGTTTTCTTCGTCTGCGTTTCCTGGTACTGGAAGTAGATCTGATCATTTTTTAGAGATGATTTGTATTGAATATGATTTCTTTCTTCTCCATAGTGGTGATATCGTCTATCTTGTGCCCGATCTTTGGGCTGTTCCTCCATTGAAGTGTTAGAATAGAATATCCGAGTCCTACCAGTGTGCGCCGTAGCTCACTGGGCAAGTGAAGCAGAAACAGGGACCATCTCAATTGTGAGGCCTCGCGTcctttctcctcgtctccttctcaaaacccattggaggagaagatcAGAGGGGCGgtacctctggctttctcatacaatgggttttgagaaggagagaggacgcGAGGAGAATTCAAATTAAGACCTTCCCAAAGTCTCCTTTCCAATCAACGCGACTGACAAACGGAAGCTATTCGAGG encodes the following:
- the LOC135548394 gene encoding FMR1-interacting protein NUFIP2-like; the encoded protein is MEEQPKDRAQDRRYHHYGEERNHIQYKSSLKNDQIYFQYQETQTKKTGNGKINTSDVEGEKILSANYYFCIPRPTNSNGNRHLINTNVKQKSTRKVYTTLSKMGSKEGFDHKKNMDSDKDLNFTNDYEGKLLDKDSALLLNGVVNSAHITNGYSSKSPPDNDCSGSESGYTTPKKRKARRNSIKNTEHVTSEKERAMQQGNATQEPEASGLEPMEKAVNSRLVHKADPQTAVRQMGAPEVAMGELQRKNSDSKTAAVAFGKKFEDRTKAKLSTSTKEDSWTLFKPPPVFPVDNSRAKIVPKISYASKVKENLNKAAQAGGEMHHPQVPDRLSQVPMSAMKTITSASITNGPVSGDGNCYPSVGTFFTPAASSIPPAPSLPCGENVASFLDKDCSSSTNLTADLRRCTLFIYPLNPLNMQPVLPSARQVDTPAAQTNQKALGDIFQNQWGLSFINEPNVGPEGGSGPVAAVEGKATVVTFQGEPCPAVAAEPGLDASLSIPEPFLLTLAQDSEKRTNAPACPPATITGEDGAKAQLSGLDETKVEAKGLGAVVASGKDISDEPAQAPLTNLVLGPSKEQTHSKSLDRGSSGLFDLKAAVTYHTKEMEYVFNLQKQDPKRVVFYDKTKDGPDQ